The proteins below come from a single Iocasia fonsfrigidae genomic window:
- a CDS encoding NAD(P)/FAD-dependent oxidoreductase encodes MRHLIIGSSAAGISAARTIRKLDPAAEITIISKDETIYSRCLLHHFISGARSEDRLAFIPADFMVKKQIDWKKGQEVVRVIAAEKLVETKKGEKYGYDKLLIATGSRAFLPPIAGLRQGKQVYTLRDLQDAKKIKEMSQDKQQIAIIGAGLIGIDLATSLKTSANQVAVIELAPHILPLQLDQQAAANYEKLFNSQGIEIYTNNSVNEVILDQHDNVVELVLQDGSSLKTDLILVATGVRTNVSLVDGTGVKIDKGILVDEHQESSSKDIYAAGDVCQSYEVFQGEKSLTPIWPVAVKQGETAAYNMVGLEKRLTDNFASKNSMRFAGLSTISYGLVESPDNSYQIQVRTERNCYQKVIYKDGIIYGALIQGELENAGVLGKLIKDKIAVDDYLDNIFTLSYADFFAQQEDASFSYKI; translated from the coding sequence ATGAGACATTTAATTATTGGTAGTAGTGCTGCCGGAATAAGTGCTGCCAGGACTATTAGAAAATTAGATCCTGCTGCGGAAATAACTATTATTTCTAAAGATGAGACAATATATTCTCGCTGTTTATTACATCATTTTATTAGTGGGGCTAGATCTGAGGATAGACTTGCCTTTATTCCAGCTGATTTTATGGTTAAGAAGCAGATCGACTGGAAGAAAGGCCAGGAAGTTGTCCGGGTTATAGCAGCAGAAAAACTTGTGGAAACAAAGAAGGGAGAAAAGTACGGTTATGACAAATTGTTAATTGCTACTGGCTCTAGAGCGTTCTTACCTCCTATTGCTGGTCTTCGTCAAGGAAAGCAGGTCTATACCTTGCGTGATCTTCAGGATGCTAAAAAGATTAAAGAGATGAGCCAGGATAAGCAGCAGATAGCAATTATTGGGGCTGGCTTAATTGGTATCGATCTGGCTACAAGCTTAAAAACCTCTGCTAATCAGGTGGCAGTGATTGAACTGGCCCCCCATATTTTGCCCCTGCAGTTAGATCAGCAGGCAGCCGCTAATTATGAAAAATTATTTAACTCACAGGGAATTGAAATATATACTAATAATAGCGTAAATGAGGTTATTCTGGATCAGCATGATAATGTTGTTGAACTGGTTTTGCAGGATGGGAGCAGTCTGAAAACTGATTTAATTCTTGTGGCTACTGGAGTCAGGACAAATGTTTCGCTGGTGGACGGAACAGGGGTTAAGATAGATAAAGGAATTCTGGTTGATGAGCATCAAGAAAGTTCTAGCAAGGATATCTATGCCGCCGGTGATGTCTGTCAGTCCTATGAGGTATTCCAGGGAGAAAAAAGTCTGACTCCGATCTGGCCAGTGGCAGTCAAACAGGGTGAGACAGCGGCTTATAATATGGTAGGGTTGGAAAAAAGATTAACTGACAATTTTGCCAGCAAAAATTCAATGCGCTTTGCTGGTCTATCGACAATTAGTTATGGTCTGGTAGAGTCACCTGATAATAGCTACCAAATACAGGTCAGGACTGAGCGAAACTGTTATCAGAAGGTAATCTACAAAGATGGGATTATCTATGGAGCGCTTATTCAAGGAGAGCTTGAAAATGCCGGGGTTCTTGGTAAATTAATTAAAGATAAGATAGCTGTCGACGATTATCTCGATAATATTTTCACCTTAAGCTATGCTGATTTTTTTGCACAGCAGGAAGATGCTAGTTTTAGCTATAAAATTTAA
- a CDS encoding RrF2 family transcriptional regulator, producing MKLTQATDYAFRLVLYLAKNKEEVVEAKYISEAEKIPRRFLLKIARQLIQAGIIESYRGQNGGYKIARDPAEITLKDVVLAIEGSIIINKCQEDPEFCNRKAQGFCAIHCCLNSILAVMEKEFEKYTFATLLNYNRN from the coding sequence ATGAAGTTAACACAGGCTACAGACTATGCTTTTAGATTAGTATTATATTTAGCAAAGAATAAAGAAGAAGTTGTGGAAGCAAAGTATATCTCTGAGGCAGAAAAGATACCCAGACGTTTTTTACTTAAGATTGCCAGGCAATTAATCCAGGCTGGAATTATTGAATCTTACCGGGGTCAGAATGGTGGTTATAAAATAGCCAGAGATCCAGCTGAGATTACCCTCAAGGATGTAGTGCTTGCTATCGAAGGGAGTATAATAATTAACAAATGTCAGGAAGATCCTGAGTTTTGCAACCGGAAGGCCCAGGGCTTTTGTGCGATCCATTGTTGTTTGAATTCAATACTGGCTGTAATGGAAAAAGAATTTGAAAAATATACTTTTGCTACTTTACTTAATTATAATAGGAATTAA
- a CDS encoding helix-turn-helix domain-containing protein: MIKNRLAILMAEHGIKSMIELSKQTGLDKNTISNWYNQKVTRFSSETLDTICKFFDCQVGDLLTYVPDESHE, from the coding sequence ATGATAAAAAATCGTTTGGCAATTTTAATGGCTGAACATGGTATTAAGTCCATGATAGAACTCAGTAAACAAACTGGATTAGATAAAAATACAATCTCCAACTGGTACAACCAGAAAGTAACTCGCTTTTCTTCTGAGACCCTGGACACCATCTGTAAATTCTTTGACTGCCAGGTAGGAGATCTGCTGACTTATGTTCCAGATGAAAGCCATGAATAA
- a CDS encoding DctP family TRAP transporter solute-binding subunit, with the protein MLKKGILLFTLLILLVSVLAGGVLAEDKEVYEMKFGVSNPPKEYHHSWTPYIVFKNEVELRSNGRLQVKIFPGGQLGSIESMVNQVRMGAIEATEPSDGHLASIYPNIQVFSIPYLFSNRMVAWEVLGGPFGQKMIEDMAQKTGLRALFWSENGGFRHYSNDKRLVKTPADMKGLKIRTMNIPLHMKIVEDLGASPTPISWNELYTALQTGVVDGQENSVATFLVPKLEEVQKYIILDGHVYGVNSIVLNEEWYQGLPDDLKEIIHQSAQIALSVNHGLTVAREVKGIEYLKEKGVQIYRPTLEEKVLFKEKTQQSAIDWLNNNLDPDWVKGILEATEKAEKELGLN; encoded by the coding sequence ATGTTGAAAAAGGGAATTTTACTTTTTACACTGTTGATATTATTAGTTTCTGTATTAGCAGGTGGTGTTTTGGCTGAGGATAAAGAAGTATATGAAATGAAATTTGGTGTTTCTAACCCACCGAAGGAATACCATCATTCCTGGACCCCCTATATAGTCTTTAAAAATGAAGTTGAATTAAGGTCTAATGGCCGCTTACAGGTCAAAATCTTTCCCGGGGGACAGCTGGGTAGTATTGAATCAATGGTAAACCAGGTGAGGATGGGTGCAATTGAGGCCACAGAACCGTCTGATGGACACCTGGCCAGCATTTATCCAAATATTCAAGTATTTTCTATACCGTATCTTTTTTCCAACCGCATGGTTGCCTGGGAAGTATTGGGTGGGCCATTTGGTCAAAAAATGATTGAAGATATGGCGCAAAAAACCGGATTAAGGGCTTTATTCTGGAGTGAAAATGGTGGTTTCCGGCATTATTCTAATGATAAAAGACTAGTTAAAACCCCCGCTGATATGAAGGGCTTAAAGATTAGAACAATGAACATACCTTTACATATGAAAATAGTTGAAGACCTGGGTGCCAGTCCTACCCCAATATCCTGGAATGAACTATATACAGCACTGCAGACAGGTGTTGTAGATGGACAGGAGAACTCTGTGGCTACATTTCTGGTTCCTAAACTGGAAGAAGTACAGAAATATATTATTCTCGATGGGCATGTATACGGTGTTAATTCTATAGTTCTTAATGAAGAATGGTATCAGGGCTTACCAGATGATTTAAAAGAGATTATCCATCAATCAGCTCAGATTGCCTTGTCCGTTAACCACGGGTTGACAGTTGCCAGAGAAGTAAAAGGTATTGAATATTTGAAAGAAAAGGGAGTCCAGATTTATCGGCCTACCCTGGAAGAGAAAGTATTATTTAAAGAGAAGACACAGCAGTCGGCAATTGACTGGTTAAATAATAATCTTGATCCAGACTGGGTTAAGGGAATTTTGGAGGCAACAGAAAAGGCAGAGAAGGAATTAGGGTTGAATTAA
- the cooS gene encoding anaerobic carbon-monoxide dehydrogenase catalytic subunit: MNPCQMCKTADLKLAEFMKKSVRVETAFQREPKQAVKCGFGLQGVCCRLCANGPCRVTPDSPRGVCGADSDTIVARNFLRAVAAGAACYLHIVENTARNLKELGLGNYKTEIKGETTLDELVKKFDLKGEDSKHKAVALADRVLADLYKPRYQEMELVKKMALPARYENWQKLAILPGGAKSEVFDALIKTSTNLSSDPVDMLLHALRLGIATGLYGLTLSNKLNDIMLGEAKIRPARVGFRVVDPDYINIMPTGHQHSLFAVLQERLLSPEVKEKAQAAGAKGFKLIGCTCVGQDYQLRGEHYQEIYAGHAGNNFTSEALLATGGIDQIVSEFNCTIPGLEPIASEFMVDQVCIDDVAKKANADQLQFDPARATELADEIIDRAVNSYQQRRDQVEIQIPVEHGYDDVITGVSENSLKKFLGGTYQPLIDLLASGKIKGVAGVVGCSNLTAKGHDVFTVELTKELIKRDILVLSAGCTTGGLENCGLVSPGAAELAGDNLRAVCENLGIPPVLNFGPCLAIGRLELVVSELAEMLQVDIPQLPVVLSAPQWLEEQALADGAFGLALGLPLHLALPPFVSGSKVVTKTLMDDLKGLTGGRLLVEGDVTAAAQELEKIIIERRQALGL; the protein is encoded by the coding sequence ATGAATCCATGTCAAATGTGTAAAACTGCTGATCTTAAATTAGCTGAATTTATGAAAAAAAGTGTTCGGGTAGAGACGGCTTTTCAGCGGGAACCGAAACAGGCGGTAAAATGTGGTTTCGGTCTGCAGGGGGTCTGCTGCCGCCTATGTGCGAATGGTCCCTGTCGGGTTACCCCTGATTCACCACGTGGTGTCTGTGGGGCAGATAGTGATACAATAGTGGCCCGTAATTTTTTGCGGGCCGTAGCGGCCGGTGCAGCCTGTTATCTACATATAGTAGAAAACACAGCCCGAAACCTGAAAGAGTTGGGTTTAGGTAATTATAAAACAGAAATAAAAGGAGAGACTACCCTGGATGAACTGGTTAAAAAGTTTGATCTTAAGGGAGAAGATAGTAAGCACAAAGCAGTTGCGCTAGCAGACAGGGTTTTAGCAGACTTATATAAACCAAGATACCAGGAGATGGAATTAGTAAAGAAAATGGCCCTGCCAGCCAGATATGAAAACTGGCAGAAATTAGCTATACTCCCTGGGGGCGCTAAATCAGAGGTATTTGATGCACTGATTAAAACAAGTACCAATCTATCCAGTGATCCGGTCGATATGTTGTTACATGCTTTAAGATTAGGAATAGCTACTGGTCTTTATGGTTTAACACTAAGCAATAAATTAAATGATATTATGCTGGGTGAGGCTAAAATTAGGCCGGCCCGGGTTGGTTTCCGGGTAGTTGATCCTGATTATATTAATATTATGCCGACCGGCCATCAGCACTCACTCTTTGCTGTCTTGCAGGAAAGATTACTTAGTCCGGAAGTTAAGGAAAAGGCTCAGGCTGCTGGAGCAAAAGGATTTAAACTAATCGGCTGTACCTGTGTCGGTCAGGATTATCAGTTGCGGGGAGAACATTATCAAGAGATATATGCTGGCCATGCCGGAAACAACTTTACCAGCGAAGCTTTACTGGCTACCGGTGGTATTGATCAGATAGTTTCAGAGTTTAACTGTACTATCCCTGGCTTGGAACCAATCGCAAGCGAGTTTATGGTTGATCAGGTCTGTATTGATGATGTGGCGAAAAAAGCTAATGCTGACCAGCTGCAGTTTGATCCAGCCCGGGCTACTGAGCTGGCTGATGAGATTATTGACAGAGCAGTTAACAGTTATCAACAACGGAGGGACCAGGTCGAGATACAAATTCCGGTAGAACATGGTTATGATGATGTAATTACCGGGGTTAGTGAAAATTCTTTGAAAAAGTTTCTGGGTGGCACTTACCAGCCCTTAATTGATCTTTTAGCCAGTGGGAAAATTAAGGGAGTAGCTGGAGTTGTAGGCTGTTCTAATTTAACAGCTAAGGGTCATGATGTTTTTACCGTTGAGTTGACCAAAGAACTGATTAAACGTGATATTCTGGTTCTGTCAGCTGGTTGTACTACCGGTGGACTGGAGAACTGTGGGCTGGTTTCTCCTGGGGCAGCTGAGCTGGCTGGTGATAACCTACGGGCGGTTTGTGAAAATCTGGGCATTCCACCAGTGCTTAATTTTGGGCCCTGTCTGGCAATCGGTAGACTGGAACTGGTAGTTAGTGAACTGGCAGAGATGTTGCAGGTTGATATACCACAATTACCGGTGGTCTTATCTGCACCGCAGTGGCTGGAAGAACAGGCCCTGGCTGACGGGGCTTTTGGGCTGGCTCTTGGTCTTCCTTTACACCTGGCTTTACCACCCTTTGTCAGTGGCAGCAAAGTCGTGACCAAAACCTTGATGGATGATCTAAAAGGACTGACTGGTGGCCGTTTGCTAGTCGAGGGAGATGTTACTGCAGCTGCTCAGGAACTGGAAAAGATTATTATTGAGCGCCGTCAGGCACTTGGTTTATAA
- a CDS encoding helix-turn-helix transcriptional regulator, with amino-acid sequence MNDEFVINDRIKKVRNSFDLTQESFANRLNISRSTIGALENYNNNPSNQLISNVCNEFGINQKWIKTGKGPMKKSLEEIIRKYANYFPKEEAREALLNILAELENDAGDLNDKQDRSDFTEILNLLKKKYQKADRDTRGWITVELKRTFLENDEK; translated from the coding sequence TTGAATGACGAATTTGTTATTAATGACAGAATTAAAAAAGTTAGAAATTCATTTGATTTAACACAAGAAAGTTTTGCAAACCGTTTAAATATAAGTAGATCTACTATTGGTGCACTAGAAAATTATAACAATAACCCTTCAAATCAATTAATATCTAATGTTTGTAACGAGTTCGGGATAAATCAGAAATGGATTAAAACTGGGAAAGGTCCCATGAAGAAATCTTTAGAAGAGATTATAAGGAAATATGCAAACTATTTCCCTAAAGAAGAAGCCAGAGAGGCCTTATTAAATATTTTAGCTGAACTTGAAAATGATGCAGGTGATCTTAATGACAAGCAGGACAGGTCTGATTTTACAGAAATCTTAAATCTCCTTAAGAAAAAATATCAAAAAGCTGATCGGGATACAAGGGGCTGGATAACTGTTGAATTGAAGAGGACTTTTTTGGAGAATGATGAAAAATAA
- a CDS encoding enolase C-terminal domain-like protein gives MFVLKITDLYCIRYEGSKEKKGEYYEERLVRPVDIYEEFRSADWSEQTNLPVEREDSLLIRGIFLYIETDIGIKGIFGPLDKSPALIVLSMKELLIGQNPLATQKLWDLMYRSAVHGRKGISMMAISAIDCALWDLKGKYFDQPVYRLLGGPVREKLPVYASMLGFSLEPELVKKRVKDYRVLGFAGQKWFFRHGPASGQKGFENNLELVQTAREAAGDNYNLIFDAWMGWDVSYTLRMIKSIEKYQPLWLEEPLMADKLDRLKEITANSSIDIAGGEHEYTRWGFQEIMKKGALNIIQPDTMWAGGITEMMNICSLASVYDIPLIPHGESFAANIHLTAAQSPALVPLVEYLVKWNEGWQYFLKDPITVKDGFVKLDHRPGLGLVIDDEKVENEVRLKY, from the coding sequence GTGTTTGTTTTGAAGATTACCGACCTTTATTGTATCAGATATGAAGGAAGTAAAGAAAAGAAGGGAGAGTATTATGAGGAAAGATTGGTCAGACCTGTTGATATATACGAAGAGTTTCGCTCTGCTGACTGGTCTGAGCAGACTAATTTGCCTGTAGAGAGGGAAGATAGTTTACTTATTCGTGGTATTTTTCTATATATTGAGACTGATATAGGTATTAAGGGTATTTTTGGTCCTCTCGACAAAAGTCCCGCCCTGATTGTTTTGAGTATGAAAGAACTGCTAATAGGGCAGAACCCGCTGGCAACCCAAAAGTTATGGGATTTAATGTACCGCTCTGCTGTACATGGGCGTAAAGGAATCAGTATGATGGCAATTAGTGCGATTGATTGTGCGTTGTGGGATTTGAAGGGCAAGTACTTTGATCAGCCAGTTTACCGGCTTTTAGGTGGGCCAGTTAGGGAGAAGTTACCTGTTTATGCTTCAATGTTAGGCTTCTCGCTTGAACCGGAACTGGTGAAAAAAAGAGTAAAAGATTATCGTGTTCTTGGTTTTGCTGGTCAGAAATGGTTTTTCCGGCATGGGCCTGCTTCCGGGCAAAAAGGTTTTGAAAATAATCTGGAACTTGTCCAGACAGCCAGGGAAGCTGCTGGTGATAATTATAACTTGATCTTTGATGCCTGGATGGGCTGGGATGTTTCCTATACACTACGGATGATAAAGTCAATTGAAAAATATCAACCTCTCTGGCTAGAAGAACCCCTGATGGCTGATAAGCTTGACCGTTTGAAAGAAATAACAGCTAATTCCAGTATAGATATAGCTGGTGGTGAGCATGAGTATACCCGCTGGGGGTTTCAGGAGATAATGAAAAAAGGTGCTTTAAATATTATTCAGCCGGATACGATGTGGGCAGGTGGAATTACTGAAATGATGAATATCTGTTCACTGGCTTCTGTATATGATATACCTCTGATACCACATGGTGAATCTTTTGCTGCTAACATTCATCTAACTGCTGCCCAATCCCCGGCCCTGGTTCCGTTAGTAGAATATCTGGTCAAATGGAATGAGGGATGGCAGTATTTTTTGAAAGACCCAATTACTGTTAAAGATGGTTTTGTTAAACTTGACCACAGGCCTGGTCTGGGTTTAGTTATAGATGATGAAAAGGTTGAAAATGAGGTAAGATTAAAGTATTAG
- a CDS encoding 4Fe-4S dicluster domain-containing protein encodes MKRIVIDQDLCQACKSCVLACMLKNSELNSLLELDLTDPRNQACNKIVLNRGGQVIPLFCRHCDEAACLEACMSGALQRDEETGHISCAQEQCAGCWMCVMSCPYGLIFPGVRNRIKVTDTERETDDEYESKTGNKNKFVDEVANKCDMCAGRDEPSCVANCPTGAIKLIEVETRQGVLR; translated from the coding sequence ATGAAGAGAATAGTTATTGATCAGGACTTATGTCAGGCCTGTAAAAGCTGTGTGCTGGCCTGTATGCTTAAAAATAGTGAACTGAATTCACTACTGGAGCTGGATTTGACTGATCCCCGCAATCAGGCCTGTAATAAGATTGTTCTCAACCGGGGCGGCCAGGTAATTCCCCTGTTTTGCCGCCACTGTGATGAGGCTGCCTGTCTGGAAGCCTGCATGTCCGGGGCTTTACAGAGGGATGAAGAGACTGGCCATATTAGCTGTGCTCAGGAACAGTGTGCAGGTTGCTGGATGTGTGTAATGTCCTGTCCTTATGGTCTGATTTTTCCCGGGGTGAGAAATAGAATTAAGGTGACAGATACAGAAAGGGAAACTGACGATGAGTATGAAAGTAAAACTGGAAATAAAAATAAATTTGTGGATGAGGTAGCCAACAAATGTGATATGTGTGCTGGCCGGGATGAACCGTCCTGTGTCGCTAATTGTCCCACTGGAGCGATTAAATTAATTGAAGTGGAGACCAGGCAGGGGGTGCTAAGATGA
- a CDS encoding TRAP transporter large permease yields the protein MTLPVFIGLFLILLFLGLPVGFVMAISSVIYFVFSGDANFLSMLPEKLFSGLNVYVLTAIPFFMLAGDIMNESGISKRLIKFSNMVVGRFRGGLAQVNVLASIIFAGITGVALGDIAALGSVFIPSMVKEGYDKKFATAVTAASSLVGPIIPPSTITVLYAATMSTSVGAMFAGSIIPGVLIGLSDMIIVKLLADKRQYPKVEVEVTPTRFFTGLKDAILAIIMPVIIIGGILTGVFTPTEAAAVSVIYALFVGIFLFKSIGRKELSATLKKSILGSAKLFLIIAGASIISWVFGIENVSAVAEHVFKSITTNFYLLVIIINLFFIFMGMWMDAGASILLFAPVIAPLAVDIGLHPVQFGIMLIVNLNIGLCTPPLGNILFAAADMAELDTATLSKELLPFLLINFIIILLVGFIPELSLYIPRLLGLI from the coding sequence TTGACTCTTCCTGTATTTATTGGCTTATTTCTTATTTTGCTCTTTCTGGGATTACCTGTAGGTTTTGTAATGGCAATAAGTTCAGTTATCTATTTTGTTTTTTCTGGTGATGCAAATTTTTTATCAATGCTGCCGGAGAAACTTTTTAGCGGGCTTAATGTTTATGTTTTAACAGCGATTCCCTTTTTTATGTTAGCCGGAGATATAATGAATGAATCCGGTATTTCCAAAAGACTAATTAAATTTTCCAACATGGTTGTCGGCAGGTTTCGTGGTGGCCTGGCTCAGGTAAATGTGCTGGCCAGTATAATTTTTGCCGGCATTACAGGTGTTGCTCTAGGTGATATAGCAGCCTTGGGAAGTGTCTTCATACCAAGTATGGTTAAGGAAGGTTATGATAAGAAGTTTGCTACTGCTGTGACGGCTGCTTCTTCCTTAGTAGGTCCAATCATTCCTCCAAGTACTATCACTGTTTTATATGCCGCCACGATGAGTACCTCTGTAGGGGCTATGTTTGCCGGGTCAATCATCCCGGGGGTTTTAATTGGACTCTCTGATATGATAATTGTAAAATTATTGGCTGATAAACGACAATATCCTAAAGTTGAAGTAGAGGTTACACCAACCCGGTTTTTTACAGGGCTAAAGGATGCTATTCTGGCGATTATTATGCCCGTTATTATCATTGGTGGAATCTTAACTGGTGTCTTTACCCCGACAGAAGCTGCGGCAGTTTCAGTTATATATGCCTTATTCGTGGGAATTTTCCTTTTTAAATCAATTGGACGTAAAGAATTATCGGCAACCTTAAAGAAATCAATTTTAGGTTCTGCCAAGTTATTCTTAATTATCGCCGGGGCATCTATTATTTCCTGGGTTTTTGGTATAGAAAATGTATCAGCTGTGGCTGAACATGTTTTTAAATCAATAACTACAAATTTCTATCTACTGGTGATTATCATTAACCTATTTTTTATATTCATGGGAATGTGGATGGATGCAGGGGCTTCAATATTACTATTTGCCCCGGTAATAGCCCCTCTGGCAGTAGATATTGGGCTTCATCCAGTTCAATTCGGTATTATGTTAATTGTCAATTTGAATATTGGTTTATGTACTCCCCCTCTGGGCAATATTCTATTTGCAGCAGCAGATATGGCCGAGCTGGATACTGCTACCTTAAGTAAAGAGTTGTTACCTTTTTTGTTGATTAATTTTATTATAATCTTACTGGTGGGATTTATTCCAGAACTGAGCTTATATATTCCCAGATTGCTGGGTTTAATTTAA
- a CDS encoding TRAP transporter small permease, whose translation MKRLLDSVCYISILLTNFITKMLLSVMVSITFILVISRFIFAYSFPWVEELTRYLMVWLVLLGAAVVLRTDRHISVNFFSDYFSKTLKTILNIIFQLLIIGYLVILTVVGYRAANMMWILKSPSMGFPLFWVYLALPVSSVMMIVYAVNQIIDYVSGLINKSANKGGCEG comes from the coding sequence ATGAAGAGATTATTGGATTCTGTTTGTTATATATCTATTTTACTGACAAATTTTATTACTAAAATGCTCCTGTCAGTCATGGTTTCTATCACCTTTATACTGGTAATTTCCAGGTTTATTTTTGCTTATTCCTTCCCCTGGGTTGAAGAATTAACAAGGTATTTAATGGTATGGCTGGTGCTGTTGGGGGCAGCAGTTGTTTTAAGGACAGATAGACATATTAGTGTTAATTTCTTTAGTGATTATTTTTCTAAAACTCTAAAAACCATATTAAATATTATTTTTCAGCTTCTGATTATAGGCTATCTGGTGATACTGACTGTTGTAGGATATAGGGCAGCTAATATGATGTGGATACTCAAATCACCCAGTATGGGTTTTCCCTTATTCTGGGTCTATCTAGCTTTGCCAGTAAGTTCAGTAATGATGATAGTTTATGCCGTCAATCAGATTATAGATTATGTTAGTGGTTTAATAAATAAATCAGCAAATAAAGGGGGGTGTGAGGGTTGA